One genomic segment of Stigmatopora argus isolate UIUO_Sarg chromosome 18, RoL_Sarg_1.0, whole genome shotgun sequence includes these proteins:
- the gsg1l2b gene encoding germ cell-specific gene 1-like protein, whose product MGIDRRRRASLALTLNFLALLLAVSALGTSHWCAGTRKVVKPFCTGPVTTKQSFCIRFNSSNLNDTRLVQYIWETGEDKYVMRKFHTGIWFSCEQNINMTGENCRSFIYITPSNERGVLWLCIVAECLYIMLLATGGILMSIEVCQFGNVIDGLKLNAFAAIFTVLSGLLGMVAHMMFTTAFQLTVSLGPEDWKPQTWDYSWSYILAWSSFTACMASSVTTINRYTKTILEFKHKRRNIEKNLKIKQKLLELDAPEQVWDMYISSVPSTAEELLDLSSNGRKLSNNSIFLDLNDLPSPQIEEYC is encoded by the exons ATGGGGATAGACCGGCGTCGGAGAGCATCGCTGGCTCTCACCTTGAACTTTCTGGCTTTGTTGCTCGCGGTGTCGGCTCTTGGAACGAGCCACTGGTGCGCCGGTACCCGCAAAGTGGTCAAGCCATTCTGCACCGGTCCGGTAACTACCAAGCAGTCGTTTTGCATCAGATTTAATAGCTCCAATTTAAACGACACAAGGTTGGTGCAGTACATCTGGGAGACCGGTGAAGACAAGTATGTGATGAGGAAGTTTCACACCGGGATCTGGTTCTCCTGCGAGCAGAACATCAACATGACTG GTGAAAATTGCAGGAGTTTTATCTATATTACACCATCAAATGAAAGAG GGGTGCTGTGGCTTTGCATCGTGGCAGAGTGCCTGTACATCATGCTCCTGGCCACAGGGGGCATCCTTATGTCGATTGAAGTGTGCCAGTTTGGCAACGTCATCGATGGCCTGAAGCTCAATGCTTTTGCCGCCATATTCACAGTCCTTTCAG GTTTGCTGGGTATGGTGGCACACATGATGTTCACCACAGCCTTCCAGCTGACTGTCAGTCTGGGCCCAGAAGACTGGAAACCTCAAACATGGGACTACAGTTGGTCATACAT ATTAGCATGGAGTTCTTTCACAGCATGCATGGCCTCCTCCGTCACCACCATTAACCGCTACACCAAAACCATCCTGGAATTCAAGCACAAGCGACGGAACATCGAGAAGAACTTAAAGATCAAGCAAAAGCTATTAGAGCTGGATGCTCCCGAGCAGGTGTGGGACATGTATATCAGCTCTGTGCCGAGTACTGCAGAGGAACTGCTGGATCTTTCATCCAATGGTCGCAAACTCTCCAACAACTCCATCTTCTTGGACCTCAATGACCTGCCCTCCCCACAAATTGAGGAATACTGCTAG